A window from Peromyscus eremicus chromosome 1, PerEre_H2_v1, whole genome shotgun sequence encodes these proteins:
- the LOC131901360 gene encoding olfactory receptor 51I1-like, translating into MSEFNTTFQHSLFILTGLRGLVGARLWLGPLLSLMYITTMAGNCTVIYLVRTERSLQEPQYHFLSMLAGADIVLSFSTLCSVLKVFIFDLYEIAFDSCLAQLFFIHTSSSMGSGILLAMAFDRFVAISHPLQYTTILTNSRVIKMGLAAFLRGVALMTPLPILLKRLPFCKGQMLSYSYCIHPNVMKLACGQVKINIFYGLVLVIFSFGVDFLLIAISYALIFQAVMGIASREGQMKALNTCLSHIFIVFIYYGPLLAITVMHRISHRSSPVAHAVLGNIYLFMPPMLNPIVYSLKTKQIRSALRKSLKIHIR; encoded by the coding sequence ATGTCTGAATTCAATACCACATTTCAACATTCTCTCTTCATCCTCACTGGTCTCAGAGGGCTGGTGGGTGCCCGTCTGTGGCTAGGACCACTCCTAAGTCTGATGTACATCACTACAATGGCAGGGAACTGTACTGTAATTTACTTAGTGAGAACTGAACGGAGTCTGCAGGAGCCCCAGTACCATTTTTTGTCTATGTTGGCTGGGGCTGACATTGTATTGTCTTTCTCCACACTTTGCTCTGTGTTAAAAGTCTTTATCTTTGACCTCTATGAAATTGCATTTGATAGTTGCCTTGCTCAGCTCTTCTTCATCCATACATCCTCTTCCATGGGCTCAGGAATTCTGTTGGCTATGGCTTTTGACCGTTTTGTGGCCATCAGTCACCCCCTGCAATACACCACAATACTTACCAACTCACGAGTCATCAAGATGGGACTGGCTGCCTTTCTGAGGGGTGTAGCACTCATGACTCCATTGCCTATTCTGCTCAAGAGGCTACCATTCTGCAAGGGTCAGATGCTGTCTTATTCCTACTGTATCCACCCAAATGTCATGAAACTAGCTTGTGGCCAAGTCAAAATCAATATTTTCTATGGGCTTGTTTTAGTTATATTTTCCTTTGGGGTAGACTTTCTTCTCATAGCCATTTCTTATGCTCTGATATTTCAAGCAGTCATGGGGATTGCTTCCAGAGAAGGTCAGATGAAGGCACTCAACACTTGTTTGTCTCATatatttattgtctttatttACTATGGCCCTTTGCTGGCAATAACAGTAATGCATCGAATCAGCCACAGAAGTTCTCCAGTAGCACACGCAGTCCTAGGAAATATCTACCTCTTTATGCCCCCCATGCTCAACCCAATTGTGTATAGCCTGAAGACCAAGCAGATTCGTTCTGCCCTGAGAAAGTCTTTGAAAATCCATATAAGATGA
- the LOC131901340 gene encoding olfactory receptor 52Z1P-like, producing the protein MTTLSTTLNHTNLRDIWYTMIGIPGLEDAHIWISIPICSMYIVAIAGNALLLFLIITERSLHEPMYLFLSMLALADIFLSTVTTPKMLAIFWFQAGGMSFASCVSQMFFLHFIFVAESAILLAMAFDRYVAICYPLRYTNILTPSVISKMGIASVTRSFFICFPLIFLVYRLTYCGRNIIRHSYCEHMGIARLACDSIKVNIYYGVIVALFSTCLDVVLIIVSYVLILCAVFRIPSRDARLKALGTCGSHVCVILLFYTPAFFSFFAHRFGGHSIPLHVHILLANLYVVVPPTVNPIIYGVKTKQIQERVIQVFSLGKTFC; encoded by the coding sequence ATGACAACATTATCAACCACTTTAAATCACACCAATCTCAGAGACATCTGGTACACCATGATTGGGATCCCAGGACTAGAAGATGCACACATATGGATCTCTATCCCTATCTGTTCAATGTACATAGTGGCCATTGCAGGCAATGCACTGCTGTTATTCCTGATTATCACAGAACGCAGCCTTCATGAACCCATGTACCTTTTTCTCTCCATGTTGGCCCTGGCTGATATCTTTCTGTCCACAGTCACAACACCAAAAATGTTAGCAATCTTCTggttccaagctggaggcatgtCCTTTGCCAGCTGTGTGTCTCAGATGTTTTTCCTCCACTTTATCTTTGTGGCAGAGTCTGCCATACTGCTGGCTATGGCATTTGACCGTTATGTGGCCATCTGCTATCCACTAAGATATACCAATATTCTAACCCCATCTGTCATCAGCAAAATGGGTATTGCATCTGTGACTAGAAGCTTCTTCATCTGCTTCCCCCTGATTTTCCTCGTTTATCGGCTGACCTACTGTGGGAGGAACATCATTCGGCACTCATACTGTGAACACATGGGCATTGCCAGGTTGGCCTGTGACAGTATCAAAGTCAACATTTACTATGGGGTGATAGTGGCTCTGTTTTCCACCTGCCTAGATGTGGTACTGATCATTGTATCATATGTCCTTATACTTTGTGCTGTGTTTAGAATTCCTTCTCGAGATGCCCGACTCAAGGCTCTGGGTACATGTGGCTCCCATGTCTGTGTTATTCTCCTGTTCTACAcaccagcttttttttctttctttgctcatCGTTTTGGGGGTCACAGTATACCACTGCATGTGCACATTCTCCTTGCTAACCTCTATGTGGTAGTACCACCTACTGTCAATCCTATCATTTATGGCGTGAAGACTAAGCAAATTCAGGAGAGGGTTATCCAAGTCTTTTCTTTAGGCAAGACATTTTGTTGA
- the LOC131901350 gene encoding olfactory receptor 51A4-like: MKITNSSWFQPPTLLLTGIPGLEDVQIWFSIPLCVMYLIALLGNCTILFIIKTTSILHEPQYIFLSMLAATDVGLSVSTLPTVLNVFLLNHREIEFHSCLTQMFFIHTFSSMESAILLAMAFDRFVAIRNPLHYTVILTPSRIIRMGLAAVVRGVLLMVPLPILLKRLPFCKGVILSHCYCYHPDIMKLACGPVKVNIIYGLSLVLCSFGVDSVFIVISYILILKTVLGIASGDGQLKALNTCVSHIFTVFIFYVPLIVLALIHRFGTFTSPLLHVTMANLFLFLTPVLNPLVYSLKTKQIRSAVCKVFKDRRNLLK, translated from the coding sequence ATGAAGATTACAAACAGTAGCTGGTTCCAGCCACCCACCCTTCTTCTGACAGGCATCCCTGGACTAGAAGATGTGCAGATATGGTTCTCTATCCCACTATGTGTCATGTACCTAATTGCCCTCCTAGGAAACTGCACCATCCTATTTATTATCAAAACCACCTCCATCCTGCATGAGCCTCAGTACATCTTCCTATCTATGCTGGCAGCTACAGACGTGGGTCTGTCTGTATCAACTCTGCCTACGGTATTGAATGTCTTCCTCCTGAATCACAGAGAAATTGAGTTCCACTCTTGCTTGACACAAATGTTCTTCATCCATACCTTCTCATCCATGGAGTCAGCCATTCTACTGGCCATGGCTTTTGATCGGTTTGTAGCTATTCGTAATCCATTACACTATACTGTGATTTTAACACCCTCTCGGATTATCAGAATGGGACTTGCAGCTGTTGTTAGGGGTGTGCTGCTAATGGTACCCTTACCCATTCTGCTCAAGCGGTTGCCCTTCTGTAAGGGTGTCATTCTATCCCATTGCTACTGCTATCATCCTGATATTATGAAGCTGGCCTGTGGTCCTGTCAAGGTCAATATCATCTATGGATTGTCTCTAGTCCTCTGTTCCTTTGGAGTTGACTCTGTATTTATTGTCATTTCTTATATCTTGATTTTGAAAACAGTGTTGGGTATTGCCTCAGGTGATGGTCAACTAAAGGCGCTCAACACCTGTGTCTCCCACATCTTCACtgtctttatattttatgtaccactcattgttctggccctaattCACAGATTTGGTACATTTACATCTCCTCTCCTCCATGTCACCATGGCtaatctcttcctcttcttgacCCCTGTTCTGAACCCCTTGGTTTACAGCTTAAAAACCAAACAGATAAGGTCTGCAGTGTGTAAAGTATTCAAAGATAGAAGAAATTTGCTCAAATAG